A stretch of the Panicum virgatum strain AP13 chromosome 9N, P.virgatum_v5, whole genome shotgun sequence genome encodes the following:
- the LOC120688643 gene encoding L-type lectin-domain containing receptor kinase SIT2-like → MARGGLQGVRAPIRAGTRVWACAHGAIAPEIAAAQDAEETDRATISRDPGLGWGSFWKLSAHGRLSSGSCRAGWSTAQRASAAETEQRGRREDSVTNGILDKYLYGKEEKTTLDWVQRFRIIKGVASGLLYIHEDWEQVVIHRDIKASNVLLDSEMNGRLGHFGLARLYDHGADPQTTHVVGTMGYLAPELARSGKASPLTDVFAFGAFILEVVCGQRPVEQSMTDTQLMLVDWVLDHWQKESLAEVIDARLEGEYDAGEATLALKLRLLCSHPLPVARPSMRQVMQYLDGDICLPRADAGAPELQHARPHAERRVRLVRRVGVA, encoded by the exons ATGGCGAGGGGAGGGTTGCAGGGGGTGCGGGCGCCAATTAGAGCCGGGACCAGGGTCTGGGCGTGCGCGCACGGCGCAATCGCGCCGGagatcgcggcggcgcaggacgcGGAGGAAACGGATCGCGCAACCATCTCGCGCGATCCCGGGCTCGGGTGGGGAAGCTTCTGGAAGCTGAGCGCGCACGGGAGACTGTCCAGTGGGTCCTGCAGGGCCGGGTGGTCCACGGCGCAGCGGGCGTCCGCGGCGGAAACAGAACAGAGGGGCAGGCGCGAG GATTCCGTCACAAACGGCATCCTCGACAAGTACCTGTACGGCAAGGAGGAGAAGACCACGTTGGATTGGGTGCAGAGGTTTAGGATCATCAAGGGCGTGGCATCAGGGTTGCTCTACATCCACGAAGATTGGGAGCAGGTGGTCATCCACCGCGACATCAAGGCGAGCAATGTGCTTCTCGACAGCGAGATGAACGGACGGCTAGGACACTTTGGTCTCGCGAGGTTGTACGACCACGGAGCTGACCCCCAGACGACTCATGTCGTCGGCACCATGGGGTACCTTGCCCCGGAGCTGGCACGGTCAGGGAAGGCGTCCCCTCTCACCGACGTGTTCGCCTTCGGCGCGTTCATCCTCGAGGTGGTCTGCGGGCAGAGGCCCGTCGAGCAGAGCATGACGGACACCCAGCTCATGCTGGTGGACTGGGTGCTCGACCACTGGCAGAAGGAGTCGCTCGCCGAGGTCATCGACGCGAGGCTCGAGGGGGAGTACGACGCCGGCGAGGCGACGCTGGCGCTCAAGCTCAGGCTGCTCTGCTCGCACCCGCTGCCCGTCGCGCGGCCGAGCATGCGGCAGGTGATGCAGTACCTTGACGGCGACATTTGTCTTCCCCGAGCTGACGCCGGCGCACCTGAGCTTCAGCATGCTCGCCCTCATGCGGAGCGAAGGGTTCGACTCGTTCGTCGTGTCGGCGTCGCATGA